The nucleotide sequence AGTACTCGCTGCTGGAATACCTGCTGCTGAACCGCGGCAAGGTCATTTCGCGCGTGGATATTGCCGAGCGGGTGTGGGAGCTTAATTTCGACACCAACACCAACGTCATTGATGTGTACGTGAGCTACTTGCGCAAAAAGCTCGACAAAGGCTACACCACCAAGCTGATTCATACGGTGGTGGGCATGGGCTACGTGCTCCGCGAAGGCTAAAATGCTGATACGCAACAAGCTGATTCTGCGCTTCACCTTGCTGGTGCTGGCTATCCAGCTCGGCTTTTCGGCGTTTATTTACTACTTCCACGAGGCCACGCGCGAGCAGCGCTTCAGCCAACGCCTCGCCGGCAAGGGCACCATGACGGCCCGCTTGCTGCTGCGGCAGCAACCCGACGATGTGGTGATGCGCTCAATCCATCGCCGCGACCTGTTTACTATCCTCGACGAGCAAATTAGCATCTACGACCCCGATGACCACCTGATTTATACCAGCGACGACAGCCTGAGCCAGCGTCTGAACTCGTTTTATTTGGCGCAGGTGGAGCCGGGCAAGCTGGTGCAATTCACCGACGGCGAGCTGGAGGTGGTGGGCGTTACGCACGAATATAAGGGGCGCTACTACCGCATATTTGCCGCCGGCCGCGACCAGTTTGGCTTGCTGCAGCTCGACAAGCTGCGCCTGATTCTGCTGGTGGGCAATGTGGGGGCGTTGGTGCTGATCATCCTAGCCGGCTGGTACTTCGCCGACGAGTCGTTGAAGCCGATGGCGCGGGTGGTGGGGCAGGTGGAGCGCATCACGGCGGGTCGCCTGAGCTTGCGCGTAGATGAAGGCAATGGCACCGACGAAATAGCGCAACTAGCCGTGACCTTCAACCAGATGCTGGCCCGGGTGGAGCAGGCGTTCGAGATGCAGAAAAACTTCTTGAGCCATGCTTCCCACGAGTTGCGCACGCCGCTGGCCACGGCGCTCGGCACGCTGGAAACCTCGTATGCCTACGACACTGACCTAACCGAAGCCAAGCAAAGCACCGCCTCCGCGGTGGAAGAACTCAAGCATTTAGTGGGCCTTACCAACGCCTTGCTCGCCTTGGCCAAAGCCGAAGACGCCTCGTTCCGCCGCGACACCGTGCGGCTGGACGAGTGCCTTACCCAAGCCCTGACGTACTGCCAAAGCAAGTACCCTAGCCGCCAGGTGCAGCTGGAATTCGGCGAGCTGCCCACCACCGACGACGACCCCTTTCTGGTGCTCGGCAACGAGCAGCTGCTTACCACGGCCCTACTCAACCTGCTCGACAATGCCTGCAAGTACAGCACCGGCACCGTGCAAGTATGCTTGGGCTACCACGCTGCTCACTTAGAAGTTAAGGTGCAAGACGCCGGGATTGGCATTGCCGCCACCGAGCTTTCGCGGGTGACCAGCGCCCTCTACCGAGCCGAAAATGCCCGCTATGCTCCCGGCTACGGCTTGGGCCTTACCGTCACGCAGAAGATAGCCGAGCGCCACGGCGGCACCCTCACGCTGGTTTCCGTACCCGACCTTGGCACCACGGCTACCCTCTCGTTGCCAGCGCTATAGGGTGGGCGAGGCGTTTTTAATGTTTTCTAATGTGCTCCTCATCTGGTTCTAATGCCAGGTCAACTCTTTTGTTGCTATTCATCAGCGAAGGGTTGCTATGAGAGAATTTAGAAGTCGGTTGTTGTTGGGTTTGTTGTTAGGCGCGCTGCTGTTGTCGGCGGGCCTGAATGTGTATTGTCTGCGTCAGCTGGAGGCCCGGCCATTGAACTACGAATTAGAGGCGGGTATGCCCGTTTCGGTGACGGAGCTGGAGCTAGCCCAGGCCCGAGCCGCCCTTGCCGCCTGCCAGCAAGCCACCCACCCCACCGCTTACGACTCGCTGCCGGATAGTCTGCTGCCACGGCCCCTGACGGCGTTCTAAAGAACCCCGTCTTGCCTTCACTGCTCATTGTCAAGTCTTTGTATCGTCATGCTTCCGCGCCAACAGTACATTCTTAACACGCTTCAAACCTGTATCAGCACCTGTGCCGAAACCAGCAGTTTGGTTTTGCAGCAATCCAACGCCACCCTCTTGGTGCGCGTCAGCAAGCTCAGCCGCGACTGCGCCGACTTGTGCCAGCTCACCGCCGCTTTTATAGCCCGGGAGTCCGAGCACTTGGTGTACGTGCTACGGGAGTGTGCCGAGCTGTGCCGCACCTGCGCCGACGAGCAAGCCCGCCACGCCGCCACCATAGCTGCCTGTAAGCGCGCCGAAGATGCCTGCCGTCGGGCCGAAGACGCATGCCGCACCGCGTATCATTAAGAGGGCCAGAGTGGCTTAGCGAGTCACGGAGTACGTTTTACGCTGGGGTCCGATGCCCGTAATCTTCACCGATTTCCAGCCCGTGGGCAAGGTGCTTTTCAGTTGCTTGATGCCCGTAGGCGTGATATCGAGGCCCCCGAAACCCATTAGTACGGCTTGCAGCACGCCGCCAGCGCCAGTGGCAAAGTAAGGATTGGTGCCGCCTTTGGTTTCGGCAATCACCCGAAAGGGCGGCAGCAGGTTGGGCAGGTAGGCATCCTGAAAAAAATGCTGCGCCTTGTCGCCGTTGCCGAGGCGGCTGTACAGCAGTGCGAAGATGGCCTGCGTCATGGCAGGCGTGCCTTCCGTGGGCACCCGGGTTTCGTAGTACGCCAAGTCCTTCCTGATCTGGGCCGGAGCCGTAACCACATTCAATGGATACGCCAGCAGGTTTACGTCGCCCTGCTTGATGCCTTCGCCTTTGTAGGTCGCATGCTCTTGCGTCACGCCGTCGGGGAAGTGCAGCAGCGGAATGTTCTGGGCCACGTGCAGCCAGTCGGGGTTGGCAGGCAAATTGAGCAGCTTGGCCGCTGCCGCCGCGTGTTGCAGATTCACTTGGGCGGCAGCGTTGGTGAAGGCATTATTGTCCACATTTTCCGCCCACTCATCAGCCGCTACCACGTTCTTGATGTCGTAGTGGCCGGGGCCGTTGCGCTCCACCCGGCTGGCCCAGAAGTCGGCGGTGGCGGAGAGGATGGGCCAACCTTTCTCCCGCAGCCAGGCTTTGTCTTGCGTCACGCAGTAGTACTGCCACGCCGCCAAGGCCACGTCGGCCGTAATGTGGTGCTCAAACGGCCCGCTCAGTGCCCACACCGGCGTTTCCTCTACGCCTGAGTCGGCACTTTCCCACGGGAACATGGCACCCTGGTAGCCGTGCGCAAAGGCATTGTTGCGGGCCGGCTCCAAGCGGCAAAATCGATATTCCACCATGGATTTGGCTATTTCCGGGTGCATCACGAGCAGCGCCGGGAACATCCACAGGTCGGAGTCCCAGAATACGTGCCCGTTGTAGCCCAGCCCCGACAAGCCCATGGGCGAAGGCGAGTAGTCGGTGCCGGCGCGCGAGAAGCTGTAGAGGTGGTAGAGCATACTGTGCACATCCTGCTGGGCCTGCGCGTCACCCTCAATTTGAATGTCGCTCTTCCAAAGGTCGTCCCAGGCTTTGGCGTGGAAGGCTAACAGGCGCTCCTTGCCTTCGAGCCGGGCAAAAATGGTGAGGCGCTCGGCTTCGTTGAGCGGGTCGGCGTGGTGGGCTGAGGTGATAGACGAACCCGCCACGGCGTAGGTATAGGTTTGTCCCGCCTTCAAGGGTTTGCTGAACTTCATGAGGTGCATGTTGCTGTCCCACATTTCGTGGATGACGCGCGGCTCCTGCCCGTGCGGCTCGTTGAACAGAAAGCTAGTGGAAGCGCACAGTTTCAGCTTGCCCGTGGCGCTCTGCCCCGACGACGTAAGCAAGCTAAGCGTGGCGTGCGGCCGGTCGATTTCGTTGTAGTAGTTCTGCACGTCGCGCAGGGCATCGGGGGCGTCCATGACGCTGGCGGCCGTCACGGCCACGTCCTTCTTAGCTGTCACCGACACATCCATCAGCCCCGTGAAAGGCAACTGGCGCAGGGCATAGTGCGTGTAGCTGATGGTGGCTTTGTCGGCGTAGTCGAAGGTGGTGGTAAGGGAGGCGTGGCGCATGTCCAGCGCCTGCCGGAAGTTGGTGACGTCCTTGCCCGAAAGCCGCTTGCCGTCCACTTCCAGGTACATGTTCAGCAGGTTGAAGCTGTTGAGGAAGTTGCTCACCCGGCCCCGCCCGTATTGGTCGTAGGCACCGGCCAGCACCACCGCTTTCACCTGAAACGGCTCCGGCGACGACACAATGCCTAGCATGCCGTTGGCAACCGTCACGCCATAGTACGCCGCGGGGTCCACTTTGTCGGCTGTAATGCGCCAGGGGTCGGGTTGCTGAGCAGCCACTGGTTTGGGGCTAGCAGCGAGGAGTAGCGTCAGGGCAAGCAGCAAGTGCGCTGGGTTGGGGAAGTGCAGAGTGGGCATGCGGGAAGTTCTGAGGTATTCTGATATAAAAGCCTGTCGGATGAGTGGCAGGCGCTGGTGCCGCCTGCCACGGCATAGCCGGGGTTGCGTGCCCGACAGCCTGGCAGCCGGCAAACGCTACAGCACAACAGTCTTATTGCAAGGGCACTACCACCGCCTGCCACGGCTGTAGCGCCAGGGTGTTGCCCGCGCCTGCCGTGAAAGTAGGGTAGTTGTTGAGCCAGGGTTGGCCGCTGGTCTGCATGCCTGTGGGCATCGGCCAGTTCCGCGGCTCCGACGAGAAGTTGAGTGCCACCAATACTTTTTCAGTGCCCTGCGTGCGGGTGTAGGCATAGATATGCGGGTTGGCTTCGTCCACTAGTTGGTACTGGCCATACACCAGCACCTTGTGCTGTCGACGGGTGGCTGTGGCTTTGCGGAAGTAGTTGAGCACTGAATTAGGGTCTTTGTCTTCCGCGGCCTCATTCACTTGCTGGTAGTTGGGGTTGACTTGCAGCCAGGGCGTGCCCGTTGTGAAGCCGGCGTTGGCAGCGGCATTCCACTGGAACGGGGTGCGCCCATTGTCGCGGGCGGTGCGCTGGGCTAAGGTCAGGAAAGCGCGCAGGTCGCCGCCCTGGTTTTTCAGGCGCTGGTATTCATTGCGGGTCGCTACGTCGCGGTAGTCGTTGATGTCGGTGAATCGGATGTTGGTCATGCCCAGTTCGTCGCCGTTGTAATAGTAGGGCGTGCCGCGCATGGTCATGATAAAGGTGGTCAGCAGCTTAGAAGACGCAGCTCGAAAAGCGGGCCTATCATCCCCAAACTTGCTGGTCATGCGGGGCTGGTCGTGGTTGCCAAGAAAAATGGAAAGCCAGCCCTTTTCAGCAAAAGCACTGTCCCAGCGGGTGTAGATGCGTTTGAACTCAGCCAGCTGATAGAGTTTCGGCCCGTTGCCCAGGTCCACGCCCTCGAAGTGGTAGGCCATGTTCAGCTCTTTCCGGGCCGGATCCACGAAGAGCATGGCATCTGTAGGGCCACTGCCAGCCCCCTCGGCCACCGTCATGACGTTGTATTTGCTAAGTACCTCTCGGTTCATCTCCTGCAAGTAGTCGTGCAGGTGCGGACCGTGGCCGTAGTATTTAATGATATTCTTCTCGTACCCAGCCGGTAGCGGCGGAAACGTGGTGTCTTTCGAGGCAAACTGAAACGCATCCAGCCGAAACCCATCAATGCCCTTGTCCAGCCAGAAGCGCATCATGCTGTACACTTCTTGGCGCAGCTTGGGGTTTTCCCAGTTCAGGTCGGGTTGCTTGCGCGAGAAGTAGTGCAAGTAGTAAGAGTTGGTCAGGGAGTCGTACTTCCAGGCGTCACTGTTTACGTCGAAGAAACTCCAGCGGGGTGTCGGCTTGCCCTTCTCGGCGGGCCACCAGTGGTAGTAGTTGCGGTAGGGGTTGGTGCGGGAGCTGCGGGCCTGCTTGAACCATTCGTGCTCGTCGCTGCTATGGTTCACCACCAAGTCCATGACCAGCTTCAAGCCGCGTTGGTGCATGCCTTTGAGCAGCGCATCAAAATCCTCCATCGTCCCAAATTCCGGCATAATCTGGCGGTAGTCGGAGATGTCGTAGCCGTTGTCGTCGTTGGGAGAGGCGTAGATAGGGTTCAGCCAGATAGTGCCCACACCCAAGCTTTTCAGGTAGTCGAGCCGGGAGGTGATACCCCGTAGGTCGCCCACTCCGTCGCCGTTGCTGTCCTGAAAGCTGCGCGGATACAGCTGGTACACAACCGTTTCCTTCCACCAAGTTTCCTTCTGACTAGCGGAGGTTGGCGCAGCTGCCTGCTCGGTAGTGGCAGCCTGTTGCCGCGGCTCGCCGCAGCCCGAAAAAGCTAATAGCAACGCGGCGCAGGCAATTGTTTCAAGGTGTTTCATAGGGCAGTAAGGTGCCGGGTCGTACGCAAACAAGCCGCTGATTGAGTGCTAAAGAGCAGCCAACCAACGGCTTGCTTACGTGCCTGCCGAATGCGTTTCGGGGTTAGTACCCCGGGTTCTGGGTGATGTTGCTGTTAATATCCACCTGGTTTTGTGGCACGGGATAAACTAGGTACTTCGGGTCGCTCTGGGGCTTGTCTTTCCGGGCCCGCAAGAAGGTACCGAACCGAATCATATCCTGCCGCCGCCACGACTCACTGTACAACTCCCGGCCCCGCTCGTCGAGCAATACGTTGAGGCTAAGTGAGGTAAGGGCGCTAGCTCCGCGCGAAGGATGCGTACGAAGGGAGTTTACGATGGCAAGCGGTGTAGCGCCGTACGTGCCAGCGCTGGTAGCTGTGCCGCCCCGTAGGATGGCTTCTGCTTTCATCAGCAGTACGTCGGCTAGCCGGAAGGTCACATGGTCGTTGTTGGCTCCGTTGCCGCCTTGGCTCTCACTTGGGTAGTCGACAGGATACTTGATAGGCCGAATGCCTTTGGCCTCGAGGTCGGCGCCAGTTTCAAACAAGTTGATTTCCTTGGTGAAAGCCAACGGGGCCCCACCTCGTGTAGTAAGTGGGGCATCAGTAGCCAAATTGTACTGCTGCCCGATAAGATAACCCACATTGATGCGCCGGCCAGGGTTGGCGGGGCCGCCGGCTACGTCATAGGCCATGCCTCGGCGCTTGTCACCAGCTTCAAATAAGTCGTACGCCTCGGCTGTGGCGGCTGGACCGTTGTAGCCATCAACGGGCCGCATGTTGTAGTGCGACACGAACTTCCACAAGTCGCGTACCGGGCCGCTGTTGCCGTACGTGTTTTCCTGGGTGTAGATGTTCTCCCGGCCAATTGCCGTGTT is from Hymenobacter tibetensis and encodes:
- a CDS encoding glycoside hydrolase family 65 protein — encoded protein: MPTLHFPNPAHLLLALTLLLAASPKPVAAQQPDPWRITADKVDPAAYYGVTVANGMLGIVSSPEPFQVKAVVLAGAYDQYGRGRVSNFLNSFNLLNMYLEVDGKRLSGKDVTNFRQALDMRHASLTTTFDYADKATISYTHYALRQLPFTGLMDVSVTAKKDVAVTAASVMDAPDALRDVQNYYNEIDRPHATLSLLTSSGQSATGKLKLCASTSFLFNEPHGQEPRVIHEMWDSNMHLMKFSKPLKAGQTYTYAVAGSSITSAHHADPLNEAERLTIFARLEGKERLLAFHAKAWDDLWKSDIQIEGDAQAQQDVHSMLYHLYSFSRAGTDYSPSPMGLSGLGYNGHVFWDSDLWMFPALLVMHPEIAKSMVEYRFCRLEPARNNAFAHGYQGAMFPWESADSGVEETPVWALSGPFEHHITADVALAAWQYYCVTQDKAWLREKGWPILSATADFWASRVERNGPGHYDIKNVVAADEWAENVDNNAFTNAAAQVNLQHAAAAAKLLNLPANPDWLHVAQNIPLLHFPDGVTQEHATYKGEGIKQGDVNLLAYPLNVVTAPAQIRKDLAYYETRVPTEGTPAMTQAIFALLYSRLGNGDKAQHFFQDAYLPNLLPPFRVIAETKGGTNPYFATGAGGVLQAVLMGFGGLDITPTGIKQLKSTLPTGWKSVKITGIGPQRKTYSVTR
- a CDS encoding four-helix bundle copper-binding protein, coding for MLPRQQYILNTLQTCISTCAETSSLVLQQSNATLLVRVSKLSRDCADLCQLTAAFIARESEHLVYVLRECAELCRTCADEQARHAATIAACKRAEDACRRAEDACRTAYH
- a CDS encoding RagB/SusD family nutrient uptake outer membrane protein, giving the protein MNLSNIARAAAVLALLQGAASCELDEKLQSELTQDQIPSGDPAALLQGVYTAQRDPIQGHVSVFALQEVSTDARIMPTRGPDWDDNGKWRALYNHTWDGNNERVRDTFNQLEGIIFASTDLLRFGPTTQQQAESRFVRAWATYLLLDLYDQVLYREPGEPLNNLARVRKGTEALDFVVSELNEIQKDLPDAPVSRGTKDAARVLLMKCYLNKGVYANRQSPTFAAADMNQVIRLADEIINSNKYSFTPNYFDNFAPDNTAIGRENIYTQENTYGNSGPVRDLWKFVSHYNMRPVDGYNGPAATAEAYDLFEAGDKRRGMAYDVAGGPANPGRRINVGYLIGQQYNLATDAPLTTRGGAPLAFTKEINLFETGADLEAKGIRPIKYPVDYPSESQGGNGANNDHVTFRLADVLLMKAEAILRGGTATSAGTYGATPLAIVNSLRTHPSRGASALTSLSLNVLLDERGRELYSESWRRQDMIRFGTFLRARKDKPQSDPKYLVYPVPQNQVDINSNITQNPGY
- a CDS encoding ATP-binding protein, whose amino-acid sequence is MLIRNKLILRFTLLVLAIQLGFSAFIYYFHEATREQRFSQRLAGKGTMTARLLLRQQPDDVVMRSIHRRDLFTILDEQISIYDPDDHLIYTSDDSLSQRLNSFYLAQVEPGKLVQFTDGELEVVGVTHEYKGRYYRIFAAGRDQFGLLQLDKLRLILLVGNVGALVLIILAGWYFADESLKPMARVVGQVERITAGRLSLRVDEGNGTDEIAQLAVTFNQMLARVEQAFEMQKNFLSHASHELRTPLATALGTLETSYAYDTDLTEAKQSTASAVEELKHLVGLTNALLALAKAEDASFRRDTVRLDECLTQALTYCQSKYPSRQVQLEFGELPTTDDDPFLVLGNEQLLTTALLNLLDNACKYSTGTVQVCLGYHAAHLEVKVQDAGIGIAATELSRVTSALYRAENARYAPGYGLGLTVTQKIAERHGGTLTLVSVPDLGTTATLSLPAL
- a CDS encoding glycoside hydrolase family 13 protein, which translates into the protein MKHLETIACAALLLAFSGCGEPRQQAATTEQAAAPTSASQKETWWKETVVYQLYPRSFQDSNGDGVGDLRGITSRLDYLKSLGVGTIWLNPIYASPNDDNGYDISDYRQIMPEFGTMEDFDALLKGMHQRGLKLVMDLVVNHSSDEHEWFKQARSSRTNPYRNYYHWWPAEKGKPTPRWSFFDVNSDAWKYDSLTNSYYLHYFSRKQPDLNWENPKLRQEVYSMMRFWLDKGIDGFRLDAFQFASKDTTFPPLPAGYEKNIIKYYGHGPHLHDYLQEMNREVLSKYNVMTVAEGAGSGPTDAMLFVDPARKELNMAYHFEGVDLGNGPKLYQLAEFKRIYTRWDSAFAEKGWLSIFLGNHDQPRMTSKFGDDRPAFRAASSKLLTTFIMTMRGTPYYYNGDELGMTNIRFTDINDYRDVATRNEYQRLKNQGGDLRAFLTLAQRTARDNGRTPFQWNAAANAGFTTGTPWLQVNPNYQQVNEAAEDKDPNSVLNYFRKATATRRQHKVLVYGQYQLVDEANPHIYAYTRTQGTEKVLVALNFSSEPRNWPMPTGMQTSGQPWLNNYPTFTAGAGNTLALQPWQAVVVPLQ